The Acidimicrobiales bacterium sequence ATCGAGGGCGGATAGCCCCGCTCGTCCCCCGACGTCGACAGCGCCTCGATGACTGCGTCGGGGGGCGCGTCGAAAGGTGCGCCGATCGAGCAGTCGATCACCTCGCCGTGGCGCTGTTGCGCCTCGGCTCGGAGGTCGTCGAGCCGGTCGTAGGGATAGGCGGGAGGGACGAAGCCGGTCACGAATACGTCTCCTCGACCACCACATAGTCCCGGAGCGCGCCGAGCGACGACGGTTCCAAACGGGCCTTGAGTCGCATACCGGCCTCCTCCGGGGCCTCGCTGAGCACCTGCCCCTCCCGATGGACCGAGGCGAGCACGTCGCCCCGATCCCAGGGCACCAGCAGCTCGGCGAGCTCGGTCATCGAACGGACTCGGTCGCCGATCGTGGCGAGCACGAGATCGAGGTTGAACCCGGAGTGGGCGGAGACCGCCACGGATCCCTCGTAGCGGGCGGCGAGGCGCTCGGCGCCGTCGCCCCGGTCGGCCTTGTTGAACACCATCAACTCGGGCACGTCGCCCGCCCCGATCTCCTCCAGCACGTCGCGGACCGCGGCGATCGAGCCCTCCGGGTCGGGGCCGGAGCCGTCGACGACGTGCACGAGCAGATCGGCGTCCCGCACGACGTCGAGGGTCGTCTTGAAGGCCGTCACGAGCTGATGGGGCAACTTGCGGACGAACCCGACGGTGTCGGTCGCGAAGACCGTCTCGCCGCCGGGGAGCGGCAGCTTGCGGGTGGTCGCGTCCAGCGTGGCGAACAGCCGATCCTCGACGAGCACGTCGGCGTCGGTCAGCCGGTTGAGCAGGGACGACTTGCCCGCGTTCGTGTAGCCCACGAGGGCGACCGCCCGGTTGCGGGTTCGGCTCCGCGCCTTCGACTGGGTGACCCGGTGGCTCTGCACCCGGCGCAGATCGGCCTCGAGCTTGTGCACCCGGCGGACGAGGCGACGGCGATCGACCTCGAGCTGGGTCTCACCGGGACCGCGCGTGCCGATCCCGCCACCCTGCTGCGAGAAGCTCTTCCCGCTGCGCCGGAGGCGGGGCAGTCGATAGCGAAGTTGGGCGAGCTCGACCTGGGCCTTGCCCTCCAGCGTGCTCGCATTCTGGGCGAAGATGTCGAGGATCACCGCCGTGCGGTCGAGCGCGCTGCGGCCAAGGATCTTCTCCAGGTTGAACTGCTGGGCCGGGCTGAGCTCGTCGTCGAACACCACCGTGTCGCAGTCGATCGCCTCCGCGATCTCCTTGACCTCGGCCGCCTTGCCCGAGCCGATGAACGTCGCGGGGTCCGGTGACGTGCGCCGTTGATGGACCCGCTCGATCGCGTCGGCGCCGGCGGTGTCGACGAGCAGGGCGAGTTCGTCGAGCGACGCGTCGGTGAGCTCGGGATCGCCACCGTCCTGCGTCACCCCCACGAGGACGATCCGCTCCCGGAACGTGCGCTCGATGAGACCCGTGGACTCGCCGCCGTAGTCGCCGAAGGCGCCACGATGACTCTCCTCCTCCGTGGCGTCGTCCTCGATCTCGAAGAAGTCGTCGTCCTCCGGCTCGATGCCGGGGTCACGCATCGGGGACCTCGATGTCGGCGACGTGGGTGGCCGGACCGGTGAGTGTGAGCGGACCGCGGAGATCGACGAGGGCGTCTCCGCCCGGCATCCGCACGACCACCTTCGGGCCCACGAGGTCCCAGTCGTGGAAGAACTGGGCGGAGACGGTCGCGCCGCTCCCACACGCATTGGTGACCCCCGCGCCGCGCTCCCAGACCCGCACCGTCAGCTCGTTGAGCCCGGTGACGGCCACGAAGTGGACGTTGATGCCTTCCTCGAAGTGCGCCTCGATCGCCGGGCCGGCGACGGCGAGTTCGACCTCGTGGGGGTCGTCGACCTCGCAGACCACATGGGGGTTCCCGATGTCGCCGGTCTCCCACCGCTTCACCATGCGCACGGCATCGCCGACCGAGGCGAGCAGATCCTGCACGTCGGGGTCCGGGCCCGGGCACACGACCCCCATGTCGACGGTGGCGACGATGGTGTTGGGATCGGCGGTGGCGTGCACGGAACAGTGGCGGACACCCGCCGGCGTGTCGACGTCGATCTCGATGTGGGGCACGCCGCGGTCGAGGGCGATCGCCTGCGCGAAGCACCGCAGGCCGTTGCCGCTGATCTCCGCCGGACTGCCGTCCGAATTCAGCAAGCGCATCGACACCGTGCCGTCGGCCTGCTGCAGGCCGAAGATCAGACCGTCCGCGCCGATCCCGCGATGGCGGTCGCAGAGGGCGATCGCCCGCTCCCCCGCGTCGAGCGGGAGTCGGTCGGTGAGGGTGACGAGGAAGTCGTTGCCCAACCCGTGGTGCTTCGAGTAGCGGACCGGCATGGCCCTCCATTGTCGCAGGTCTTCGCGGTCATGCCCCGCGCAATCCCGATTCCCGTTGCCAGTGCTCGATCAGGGCCGCCGCGTCCACCGGCATGTCGACCCAGGTGATGCGGGGATCGCGGCGGAACCAGCGCTCCTGGCGCCGGGCGAACCGGCGGGTGCGCAGGACGGCCTCGCGCACGGCTTCGTCGCGCGACACCTCGCCGGCGACGTGACGGAGGAGTTCGCGGTACCCCAACGCCTGGGCGGCGGTACGACTCGGACCGAGCGCCGCGAGGCGGCGGACCTCGTCGAGGAAGCCCTCGTCCAACTGACGCTCGTAGCGATCGGCGATACGCCGGTCGAGCACCTCGCGGGGCCAGCGCAGTGCGACCTGGACGAACGGGCTCGGGCCGTACTCCTCCATCCCCGGTCCGAACGACGAGAACGGCCGGCCGCTGCCCACGGTGACCTCGAGGGCGCGGAGAACACGGCGCCGGTTCGTCGGCTCCATCCGGGCGGCCGCGACCGGATCGAGCTCCGCCAACCGGGCGTGCAGCCGTTCGGTGTCCGGCTCGGCGTCGAGGGCCGCGTACGTGTCCGGGAAGCGCCCGGGCAGTTCGAGATCGTCGATCACCGCCCGCAGGTACAGCCCGGTTCCGCCGACGAGCAGCGGCACCCGGCCCCGCTCACGGATGTCCGCCAGCGCGGCCCGGGCGTGGCGCTGGAACTCGCCGACGGTGAACGCGGTGTCGGCGTCGATGAGGTCGACGAGATGGTGGCGTACCCGCGACCGCTCGGCGGCCGTGGGCGAGGCCGTGCCGACGTCCATCCCCCGGTACACCTGCATCGAGTCGACGGAGACGATCTCGACGTCGCCGAGTGTCTCGGCGATCTCGAGGGCGAGCGCCGACTTGCCGGAGGCCGTCGGGCCCAGCACGACGAGCGGATGGTCGGCTCGGTTGGTCATCCCAGCAGGTGCACGAGCAGTTGGGCCGCGTCGAGCCGCCGCACATCGATGCGATCGAGGCCGTAGCCGGCGAGCATCGGGGCGACGAGGGCCGGGCCGTGGACATCGGTGACGATCGCGGCCGCCGCCGCGAGGTCGACATGGGGGTCACCGATGCCGGCGGCATGCCAGCCGGTGAACGTGACACGGCCATCGGGCGCGAACCACACCCGGTCGGCTCGGAGGCCGCCGTGGATGAACGCGGAACCCGCCGAGTCGGCCGCCGTCAGCTCGTCGTGGACCGCCAGGAGCTCGGTGTGGTCCCGGCCCGCATACGGGCCGTCCTGGGCGACGGCGAGCGGCGTCTGCGCGGCGCGGGTTCGCAGGGCGGCCGTCGACGCATCGAAGGGACAGTCGGGCACCGGCAGCCGATGGAGCTCCGTGAGCGCGGCAGCCAGAGCCTCGGCCATCGCCTCGGGGCCCAGCGGGTGACCTTCGGACGCCGCCGTTGCGTCATCGTGCATCCGGACGACGACGGCGTCCGGGCCCCGTTCGGGACGCGCCGCGACCATCTCGGGCGCCGGCGGGCGCCCGGCGAGCCAACGCAGGCGGTGCGGGTCGTCGAGCACCTCGCGCTCGCCCGGACCGAGCGGGCGCGGGTCGGCGGGCGGCATCTCAGCCGGCGACGACCGGGATCCGGGTGCGGTGGCGCGCCGCGTGGGTGACCTCGACCAGGTCGCCGAGCAGATGGTTCACGCTCGCCTCACGGATCGACACCTGCGCATAGGTGCCGGGGCGCAGCGGCGTCGGCGACGGGAAGTGCACGAGCGTGTTGCGTCGGGTCCGACCGGTGAGCACGGACGGATCCTTCTTCGACGGGCCCTCGACCGTGACCTCCTCGATGCCACCGATCCGCCGCTCGTTCGCGGCGCGGCTCGAACGTTCGATCACCAGCCGGAGCCGCTCGTAGCGCTCGACGGCCACGGCATGATCCACGAACCGGTCCTCCATCTCGGCCGCCTCGGTGCCGGGCCGGGGCGAGAAGACGAACGTGAACGCACTGTCGAACTGTGCCGCCGCGGCAACTTCCAACGTCCGCTCGAAGTCCTCGTCGGTCTCGCCCGGGAAGCCGACGATGATGTCGGTCGACACCGCCAGCCCCGGGATCGTGGCCCGGGCCGCGGCGAGCTTCTCGAGGTACCGCTCCCCCGTGTAGCCCCGGTGCATGGCCGCGAGCACGGCGTCGCTACCCGACTGGAGCGGGAAGTGCAGGTGCTCGCACGCTTCGGGTGTCTCGGCCATCGCCTCGAAGACGTCGGCCCGCATGTCCTTCGGGTGGGGACTGGTGAACCGCACCCGGTGGATGCCGTCGACCGCGCCGGCGGCGCGGATCAGGTCGGCGAACAGGGGGCGGGCCCGGCGATCCTCGAGCCAGCGCTCGCCACAGACCGCGGCGTCGTCGTCGCCCGGTTCACCCCGGCGGGCGAGGGCGAGATCGCGTCCGTAGCTGTTGACGTTCTGGCCCAGCAGGGTGACTTCGCTCACGCCGTCGGCCGCCAGCTCCTCGATCTCCCGCACCAGATCGCCGAAGGGACGGCTGACCTCCGGACCCCGCACGGAGGGCACGATGCAGAAGGCGCAGGTGTTGTCACAACCGACCTGGATGGTGACCCAGCCCGCGTGGTCGACCTCGCGCCGGGTCGGAAGGGCGGAGGGGAAGCGCTCGGCGTCCTCACGGGCCGTCGCCTCGAGGATCTCCACGATCGGGCCGTGTTCGGCGGCGTGCTCGAGCAGCTCGAGCGCCCGGTCGACATTGTGGGTGCCGAAGACCACGTCGACATGGCCGGCCCGCTCGGTGATCAGCTCGCGGTCCTTCTGGGCGAGGCAGCCTCCGACCGCGATCTGGAGATCGGGGTTCTGCTCCTTGAGCGCCTTGAGGTGACCGAGTGCGCCATAGAGCTTGTTGTCGGCGTTCTCCCGGATGCAGCACGTGTTGAGCACGACGACATCGGCGTCGGCGACGTCGTCGACCCGCGCCATCCCGTCGGCCTCCAGCAGACCGGAGATCCGCTCGGAATCGTGTTCGTTCATCTGGCATCCGTAGGTACGGATCACGTACGACTTGCCCACGGGGCAAGGCTACCGGTGCACGCCCTTCCGACCCGCCGTCTAGCGTTGACCCATGACCCCCATCGCCGCCGAGAAGTATGTCCGTCTCACCACCTTCACGAAGGACGGTCGGCGCAAGGAGTCGCCCGTGTGGATCGCCGACGTGGGTGACGGCCGGGTCGGATTCACCACCGAGCTCGACTCGTGGAAGGTCAAGCGGATCCGCAACACGCCGACGGTGGAGCTCGCTGCGAGCAACATGAAGGGCAAGGTGGAGGAGGGAGCCGAGACGGTGACCGGCACCGCCACCGTCGTGCGCGACGACGAGGCGGCGGCCACCGCGGCCGCTATCAAGGCCAAGTACGGGTTCCAGGTGACCATGATCAGGGCGATCGGCACGATCAAGGCCCGATTCGGCCGGGGCGACGACACCCCGTGCGCCGTCCTCATCAGCCTCGACTGACCGACCCCGGTCCGAAAAACAGTGGGCCGAAAAACAGTGAGTGGGCCGCCGGGGAGGGCGACCCACTCGGGAACGACTCGACGGGGGGAGGTGCCGGGTCGTTGTGCTGTTGTGACCTGAATTGCTCAGGCCTCGGATGGGTCAGTCGTCGAGGGCGATCGGGAGATCGTCGGCGTCGGAGAACTCGTCGTCGTCGCCTTCGGTGACGTCGACCACCTCTTCCTCGGGCTCGGGCATGACGGCCTTCCAGACCCGATCGGAGATCTCGACCATGATCTCGGGGTTCTCCTGGAGGAACTTCTTGGCGTTCTCCCGGCCCTGACCGAGCTGCTCGCCGTCGTAGGTGTACCAGGCACCCGACTTCTTGACGATGTCCTCCTCGACGGAGAGGTCGAGCACCGAGCCCTCACGGGAGATGCCGGTGCCGTACATGATGTCGAACTCGGCCTGACGGAACGGCGGCGCCACCTTGTTCTTCACGACCTTGACCCGGGTGCGGTTGCCCACGACCTCGACGCCGTCCTTGATCGATTCGATGCGGCGGATGTCGAGCCGGCACGACGAGTAGAACTTCAGCGCCCGGCCGCCGGGGGTGGTCTCCGGCGAACCGAACATCACGCCGATCTTCTCTCGCAGCTGGTTGATGAAGATGCAGATCGTCTGGGACTTGTTGAGGTTGCCCGTGAGCTTGCGCAGGGCCTGCGACATCAGGCGGGCCTGGAGGCCGACGTGGGTGTCGCCCATCTCGCCCTCGATCTCGGCGCGTGGGGTGAGCGCGGCCACCGAGTCGATCACGATCACGTCGAGCGCACCCGAGCGAATCAGCATGTCGGTGATCTCGAGCGCCTGCTCGCCGGTGTCGGGCTGGGAGATCAGCAGCTCGTCGATGTCGACGCCGATCGCCTTGGCGTAGACCGGGTCCATCGCGTGCTCGGCGTCGATGTAGGCACAGATGCCGCCATTGCGCTGGGCCTCGGCGACCACATGGGTGGCCAGGGTGGTCTTGCCCGAGGACTCCGGACCGAAGATCTCGGTGATGCGGCCACGGGGGAGGCCGCCGATCCCGAGGGCGAGATCCAGCGCCAGGGCACCGGTGGGGATCGACTCGATCGCCATCGTGCTCTTGTCGCCCATCTTCATGACCGAGCCCGTACCGAACTGCTTCTCGATCTGCCCGAGGGCCATGTCGAGTGCCTTGTCTCGCTCCACTGTGTCTCCTGACGTCTCGCCCGCCGCGTCTGCGCCGGGCCTGCTTTGGGGGGTGTGGTTGGTGGGCTCGAACCTACGGAGGGGGTGTGACACCCACCGGCCGGGGCAGCCGGTCAGGAACGAATGACAGCAACGTAATTGCGAACAGCTGTTCGGTCAAGGACCGAACGCGAGAATTTTCCCGAAGGCGGGACCAAACCGTGCGCTCCCGGTGTTCTACGGTGCACGACGACACGTCGATCACAGACGAAGGAGCGCCCCATGAGCGACACCACCCTCCCCACCGGCGAGACCGACGACGAACTCCGCGAACGCCTCACGCCCGCCCAGTACGCCGTCACCCAGCAGGCCGGCACCGAACGGGCCTTCACCGGCGAGTACTGGGACTGCCACGACGACGGCACCTACCGCTGCGTGGTGTGCGACACCGCCCTGTTCACCAGCGACACCAAGTTCGAGTCCGGCTCCGGCTGGCCGAGCTTCTTCGACACCGTCGGCGAGGACGTGATCGAGATCCACACCGACACCAGCCACGGCATGGTCCGCGAAGAAGCCGTCTGCGCCAACTGCGGCGCCCATCTCGGCCACCGTTTCCCCGACGGCCCCGCCCCCACCGGCCAGCGCTACTGCATGAACAGTGCGAGCCTGCGGCTGGACCGGGACGGAACGGTCACCGAGGACGACGATGCGTGATCTGCTGGGGCGTCTCGTCTGACCTGGTGTTCGGGCCGACACTCGGGTCCCGAACTGCAGGGCTACGGGGTCGTGCCATCGACCGGTTCGACGGCCTGAAGAGCGAGGAACTCCTCACGCAGGTCACACAGCCACTTGTCGCCTCTCGCCGGCACCTGCCAGACGTCCCAGCCGGCGACGGCAGCAAGTCCGGATGCGCTCATGGCGGCCTGCGACGGCGAGTCGACGAGGCGCCCGTCGGGAAGGCGGATCTGTCCGTCGGCTGCGATCTCGGCGTGGAACGTGTCACCCGATCGGGGGCGGACCCATCGCAGTTCGTCCCCCTCGGCCAGCAATCCCGCTTCGGCGAGGTCGTTGATGTGGAGGCGTCGCCCGTTGTGGGTGTAGCGAACCGGCGTGGCCCGTCCGGGGGTCTCGGGCGTCGCCGAGTCGGTGGTGATGTCGTCGAACTTGCCGTCGATGCGGAAGAGCCGGGACCCGTCACCGTCCTCGTAGACGGTGACGGTGACGATCTCGACCGGCAGCCCGTTGGCCTCGAGGAAGGCGATCGCTCCGTGGGTGCGATCATCGACCTCCCCGGCGACGAGGTAGAGCAGCGGCTCCTGGGAAATCACCTGGGGAGCAGACGTGCCGGTGAACTCCTGCCAGTCGGCGAAGAACGCCCCGGGATCGTCTGCGAAGTAGAGAGCGGCGAGTTCGTCGAGGCTCGCCGTCCTCGCCCAGCCGGCGTACTCGAGGCTCTGGGCGAGCTGACTGCGGTCGAGTGATCGCTTCACCTCGAAGATCACCACTCGCCCGGTCTGGTCGAGAGCCAGCACATCGGGACGGCCGCCGGTCGAGATCCTCCCCTGCCGACACACCGGGAAGAGATCGCCACCGGTGAACGCCTCGAGGTTCGACCACAGCAGGTCCTCTATCTCGCTCTCGTACAGCTCGGGCCCGGGGGTGAGTTGTCGCAGCGGTGCAAGCTGCGAGCCATCGGATCTGAAGATCGGCATCTGATACCTCCCCGTCTCGTCAACGTACTTGAGGGGCGTGACACGGCCGTCGAACCCTGAACCGGCGGCCGCCACATTCGAGTCACGCCGCTCGCCTACTAATGTCCGACATCAAGCAATAGGGGTGGTCGAGAGTGGCAACAGATCTGGCGGAGCTGCAGTCGAAGCTGTGGGCGGTGGCGGACGAGCTCCGAGCGAACTCGGGCCTCAAGGCATCGGAGTACTCGACACCAGTGCTCGGGCTCCTCTTTCTCCGCTACGCCGACGACCGCTTCGCTGCGGTCGCCGAGCAGGTCGGTGCCGGCTCCGGGCGTTACACGCCGGGCCCGGAGGCCTACATCGCCGAGGGTGCCCTCTACCTGCCCGACGAGGCACGCTTTGAGCGCCTCGTCGAGCTGACCGAGGCCGACGATCTCGGCAAGGCGCTCAATGACGCCATGAAGGCGATCGAGACCCACAACCCTTCACTCGAGGGGGTGCTCCCCCGCAACTACGGCGACCTTCCCCACAACGTTCTCGTCGAGCTCCTACGAACGCTGTGGCGCCTCCCCGAGTCGATCGAGGGCGATGGGTTCGGTCTCATCTACGAGTACTTCCTCGGCCAATTCGCCATGTCCGAGGGACAGAAGGGCGGCGAGTTCTTCACCCCAACCTCGATCGTTCGCCTGATCGTCGAGGTCCTCGAACCGAACCATGGCCGGATCTTCGACCCGGCCTGCGGGTCGGGCGGCATGTTCGTGCAGTCCGCCCACTTCGTCGAGCGTCACCAAGGCAAGCCGTCGGACGAGCTTTCCGTGTTCGGTCAGGAGAAGACGGGCGAGACGGTCCGGCTGGCGAAGATGAACCTTGCCGTGCACGGTCTCGAGGGCAACATCCGGGAAGGCAACACCTACTACGAGGACCTTCATGACTGCGTCGGCAAGTTCGACTTCGTCATGGCCAACCCTCCGTTCAACGTGAACAAGGTCGACAAGACCAAGCTCGAAGACGACCCTCGGTTCCCGTTCGGTCTCCCGTCGACCGACAATGCCAACTACCTGTGGATCCAGCAGTTCTACTCGGCACTCAACGACGAGGGCCGGGCCGGCTTCGTCATGGCCAACTCGGCCTCCGACGCCCGAGGGTCCGAGCTCGAGATCCGCAAGCAGCTGCTCGAGTCCCGAGCCGTCGACGTGATCGTCGCCGTCGGCACCAACATGTTCTACACCGTCACCCTCCCGGTGACGCTGTGGTTCCTCGACAAAGCCAAAGCGACCAAGGACCCAGAGTGGGCCGACAGCGTCCTCTTCATCGACGCACGGGAGATCTACAACACGATCGACCGTGCCCACCGGGACTGGACCAACGACCAGATCGAGTTCCTCTCCAACATCGTCCGCCTCTACAAGCAGGAGGAGGTCGACGTCACCTCCGACGAGTCTCAGGCGATGCTCGACGAGCACTTCCCCGACGGCGAGTACGTCGACGTGCCTGGCCTCTGCAAGTTCGCCTCGATCGAAGAGATCGAAGAGCAAGGCTGGAGCCTCAACCCGGGCAGGTATGTCGGCGCACCCCGTGTGCATGTCACCCATGACTTCCTGGACGAGATGCACCGCCTCGAGGAGGAGTTCAACACGCTCTCCAAGTCGGCTGCTGCCCTGTCTGACTCGGTGTCGGCCACCGTTCGAGCGAGCCTTTCATGACGACCCTTTTAGAGGTCTGCGAACTGATCGTCGACTCGGAGCACAAGACGGCGCCAAAGTCCGAAGCGGGCTTTCCGCTAGTACGAACGACGGACATAGGTCGGGGCCGACTGGACCTGTCGAACGTTCAACGGGTCGACAAAGCGACCTACGACCAATGGACTCGCCGTGCCGTGCCGGTAGAAGGCGATCTGATCCTGGCGAGGGAGGCACCTGTCGGGAACGTCGCAGTGGTGACAGAGGGCATCAGGCCTGTGCTTGGCCAACGCACGGTGCTGATCCGCCCCGACGACAGCCAGGTCGATTCGACGTATCTCTGCTACCGACTGCTCGGAGCCGATGTCCAGCACTGGATGAACGCCGTCGCAAACGGGGCAACGGTGCCGCACCTGAACATGTCCGACATCAGAGAGCTTCCGCTGGGAGAGCTACCGGAGATGGAGCTGCAAGGACGGATCGGGACGGCGCTCGCCGACATCGACGATCTGATCGAGAACAACCGGCGGCGGATCGAGATCCTCGAGGAGATGGCCCGGCTCCTGTACCGGGAGTGGTTCGTGCACTACCGGTTCCCGGGGCATGAGGACGTGGAGCTGATCGATTCCGAGCTCGGCCCGATCCCCGAAGGGTGGAAGGTCACCTCTCTTCAGGAAGAGTCAAACCTCCTCAAGTCGAATGTGAAGCCCCAGGACTTTCCCGACGAAGACTTCGCCCACTTCTCCATCCCTGCTCTCGACGAGGCCCATCATCCAGCAATCGAGCCGGGGGCCGATATCAAGAGCGGCAAGTATCTCGTTCGACAGGAGAGCGTTCTCCTGTCGAAGCTGAACCCTCGGTTCCCTCGAGTCTGGCGAGTGACACCACCGACCTCAACGAGGTCCATTGCCTCGACCGAGTTCCTCGTCATCGAGGACAACGGCGGGTGGCCTCTACCGTTTCTGTACGGGGTCTGTTCCTCGGACTCTCTATCGGGTCGTCTGACGGCCATGGCTGGCGGTACGTCCACTAGCCACCAAAGGGTGAAGCCCGGCGATGTTGTCGCACTGCCTTTGGTGGGACCGTCCACGGAGGTAGTCGACCGGTACTCAACGATAGCCACGCCCATGCTGGACTTGGCTGACAACCTCCGGGACCAGAACAAGACCCTGACTGCCGCCCGGGATCTACTACTTCCCCGTCTGGTCTCCGGCGAGCTCGACGTGTCGGAGATCGACTTGGAGCTGGAGGCGGTGGGCTGAAAATGGTTGGCGGCGGGTTCGGAGAGGATGCGGCGGTCGAGCAGCCGGCACTGGCGGTGCTGGCGGACCTCGGGTGGGACACGGCATCGGGTGCACAGGAGACCTTTGGGTCCGGAGGGTCCTTGGGGCGTGACTTTCAGTCCGATGTCGTCCTTCGCCATCGGCTCAAGGACACGTTGAAGGTCCTGAACCCGGAGATCCCCGATGCCGGGCTCGACAAGGCGATCGAGGAGCTCGTCGAGTCCCGGTCGGCGATGGACCAGGTGCGGGCGAACCAGGCCGTCTACGGGTTGTTGCGTGACGGGTGCGGCGTCGAGGTCGAGCTCGACGACGGCACCCGAGAGACGAGACGGGTCCGGTTCATCGACTGGGACCGGTCGGCCAACAACGAGTACCTGGCGGTGTCGCAGCTGAGGGTCGCCGGCGATATGTACAACCGCCGCACCGACGTCGTGCTCTTCGTCAACGGCATCCCGCTCGTGCTCATGGAGTTCAAGGCGCCGCACGTCAACGTGAAGGCGGCGTTCGACGACAACCTGCGGGACTACCGGGAAGCGATCCCGGAGCTGTTCGCCTACAACGGGTTCGTGCTGCTCTCCAACGGGGGCGACAGCAAGATCGGGTCGACCTTCGCTGGGTGGGGGCACTTCGCCGACTGGAAGAAGATCAACAGCGAAGGCGAGGAAGGCGTCGTCTCGCTCGAGACCGCCCTACGAGGCACGTGTGAACCGGCACGGCTCCTCGACCTGATCGACAACTTCGTCGTCTACACCGAGCGCCCTGGCGGGCTCGTCAAGGCCGTGGCCAAGAACCATCAGTACCTGGGCGTGAACAACGCCCTCGATGCACTGGCCGACGTGAAAGAGTGTGGTGGGCGCCTGGGTGTGTTCTGGCACACCCAGGGGTCGGGCAAGTCGTTGTCGATGCTCTGGTTCACCCAGAAGGTGTTGCGCAAGCGGCCCGGCAACTGGACGTTCGTGCTCGTCACCGACCGCAAAGAGCTCGACGATCAGCTCTACGAGGAGTTCGCCGACTCGGGTGTGATCACCTCCGGCGTGCAGGTGCACGCCGAGACATCGGCGCACCTGCGGGAGTTGCTGCGGGCCGATCACCGGTACGTCTTCACGCTGATCCACAAGTTCATCCCGGAGGAACGCAACGGCGAGATGCCGGTGCTGTCCGAGCGTGACGACATCGTGGTGATCACCGACGAGGCCCACCGGTCGCAGTACGACACGCTGGCGATGAACATGCGCAAGGCGCTGCCCAACGCATCGTTCCTCGGGTTCACCGGCACGCCGCTGATCGCCGGTGAGGAGCTCACCCGGCAGGTGTTCGGCGACTACGTGTCGGTCTACAACTTCCGGGACTCGATCGAGGACGGCGCCACCGTGCCGCTCTACTACGAGAACCGGATCCCCGAGCTGCAGCTCGTCAACGACGACTTCGACGAGGAACTCGAGGAGCTCCTCGAACGGGCCGAGCTCGACGACGGCCAAGAGAAGGCCGTCTCTCGCCAGTTCTCCCGCCAGTACCACCTCATCACCCGTTCCGAACGTCTCGACGAGATCGCCGACGACGTCGTAGATCACTTCCTGAACCGGGGGTTCCGAGGCAAGGGCATGTACGTGGCGATCGACAAGGCGACGGCCGTGCGGATGCACGACCGGGTGGCCGCTCGATGGGCCACCCGGCTCGCCGAACTCGAAGCTGAGATCGAGTCGGCCCCCGAACTCGAGCGTCCACCGCTCGAAGCGCTGGCGGAGTTCATGCGCAGCACCGACATGGCCGTCGTCGTGTCGCAGGGGCAGAACGAGCAGGCCGACATGGCCGAGCTCGGCCTCGACATCACGCCGCACCGTCAAAGGATGGTGAAGGAGGACCTCGACTCGGAGTTCAAGGACCCGGCCGACCCGTTCCGGCTCGTGTTCGTCTGCGCCATGTGGCTGACCGGGTTCGATGCGCCGTCGTGCTCGACCGTGT is a genomic window containing:
- the hflX gene encoding GTPase HflX, whose product is MRDPGIEPEDDDFFEIEDDATEEESHRGAFGDYGGESTGLIERTFRERIVLVGVTQDGGDPELTDASLDELALLVDTAGADAIERVHQRRTSPDPATFIGSGKAAEVKEIAEAIDCDTVVFDDELSPAQQFNLEKILGRSALDRTAVILDIFAQNASTLEGKAQVELAQLRYRLPRLRRSGKSFSQQGGGIGTRGPGETQLEVDRRRLVRRVHKLEADLRRVQSHRVTQSKARSRTRNRAVALVGYTNAGKSSLLNRLTDADVLVEDRLFATLDATTRKLPLPGGETVFATDTVGFVRKLPHQLVTAFKTTLDVVRDADLLVHVVDGSGPDPEGSIAAVRDVLEEIGAGDVPELMVFNKADRGDGAERLAARYEGSVAVSAHSGFNLDLVLATIGDRVRSMTELAELLVPWDRGDVLASVHREGQVLSEAPEEAGMRLKARLEPSSLGALRDYVVVEETYS
- a CDS encoding MiaB/RimO family radical SAM methylthiotransferase; translated protein: MGKSYVIRTYGCQMNEHDSERISGLLEADGMARVDDVADADVVVLNTCCIRENADNKLYGALGHLKALKEQNPDLQIAVGGCLAQKDRELITERAGHVDVVFGTHNVDRALELLEHAAEHGPIVEILEATAREDAERFPSALPTRREVDHAGWVTIQVGCDNTCAFCIVPSVRGPEVSRPFGDLVREIEELAADGVSEVTLLGQNVNSYGRDLALARRGEPGDDDAAVCGERWLEDRRARPLFADLIRAAGAVDGIHRVRFTSPHPKDMRADVFEAMAETPEACEHLHFPLQSGSDAVLAAMHRGYTGERYLEKLAAARATIPGLAVSTDIIVGFPGETDEDFERTLEVAAAAQFDSAFTFVFSPRPGTEAAEMEDRFVDHAVAVERYERLRLVIERSSRAANERRIGGIEEVTVEGPSKKDPSVLTGRTRRNTLVHFPSPTPLRPGTYAQVSIREASVNHLLGDLVEVTHAARHRTRIPVVAG
- a CDS encoding PPOX class F420-dependent oxidoreductase: MTPIAAEKYVRLTTFTKDGRRKESPVWIADVGDGRVGFTTELDSWKVKRIRNTPTVELAASNMKGKVEEGAETVTGTATVVRDDEAAATAAAIKAKYGFQVTMIRAIGTIKARFGRGDDTPCAVLISLD
- the dapF gene encoding diaminopimelate epimerase encodes the protein MPVRYSKHHGLGNDFLVTLTDRLPLDAGERAIALCDRHRGIGADGLIFGLQQADGTVSMRLLNSDGSPAEISGNGLRCFAQAIALDRGVPHIEIDVDTPAGVRHCSVHATADPNTIVATVDMGVVCPGPDPDVQDLLASVGDAVRMVKRWETGDIGNPHVVCEVDDPHEVELAVAGPAIEAHFEEGINVHFVAVTGLNELTVRVWERGAGVTNACGSGATVSAQFFHDWDLVGPKVVVRMPGGDALVDLRGPLTLTGPATHVADIEVPDA
- a CDS encoding phosphotransferase; the encoded protein is MPPADPRPLGPGEREVLDDPHRLRWLAGRPPAPEMVAARPERGPDAVVVRMHDDATAASEGHPLGPEAMAEALAAALTELHRLPVPDCPFDASTAALRTRAAQTPLAVAQDGPYAGRDHTELLAVHDELTAADSAGSAFIHGGLRADRVWFAPDGRVTFTGWHAAGIGDPHVDLAAAAAIVTDVHGPALVAPMLAGYGLDRIDVRRLDAAQLLVHLLG
- the miaA gene encoding tRNA (adenosine(37)-N6)-dimethylallyltransferase MiaA, whose product is MTNRADHPLVVLGPTASGKSALALEIAETLGDVEIVSVDSMQVYRGMDVGTASPTAAERSRVRHHLVDLIDADTAFTVGEFQRHARAALADIRERGRVPLLVGGTGLYLRAVIDDLELPGRFPDTYAALDAEPDTERLHARLAELDPVAAARMEPTNRRRVLRALEVTVGSGRPFSSFGPGMEEYGPSPFVQVALRWPREVLDRRIADRYERQLDEGFLDEVRRLAALGPSRTAAQALGYRELLRHVAGEVSRDEAVREAVLRTRRFARRQERWFRRDPRITWVDMPVDAAALIEHWQRESGLRGA